A single window of Bos javanicus breed banteng chromosome 19, ARS-OSU_banteng_1.0, whole genome shotgun sequence DNA harbors:
- the LOC133231545 gene encoding olfactory receptor 4A47-like, whose product MEQRNNVTEFVLLGLTQSPQGQKILFAVFLFIYIVMMMGNVLIVITVVASPTLDSPMYFFLGNLSFLDAVYSTNFILSMIKSFICGKTTIFFQASMDQLFMEHLFGGTEILLLVVMAYDHYVAICKPLHYLTIMNQRVCVLLLLLAWVGGFLHAVLHPFFVYNLPFCGPNVMDHFVCDVYPLLKLACTDTHIIALTVLPKNEAICVIILTLLLISYGVILCSLKKLSQEGRLKALSTCGSHITVVLLFFVPCIFMYVITPSTLTIDKFLTVFYTVFTPMLNPLIYTLRNGEVKNTMKKLWTRKRK is encoded by the coding sequence ATGGAACAAAGGAACAATGTAACTGAGTTTGTCCTCTTGGGGCTCACTCAGAGCCCCCAGGGTCAGAAAATATTATTTGCTGTGTTCTTGTTCATCTACATTGTCATGATGATGGGCAATGTACTCATAGTCATCACTGTGGTGGCCAGTCCAACGCTGGATTCCCCTATGTACTTCTTCCTTGGAAATTTGTCATTTCTGGATGCTGTTTATTCTACTAACTTCATCCTGAGTATGATTAAAAGCTTCATTTGTGGGAAGACAACCATTTTCTTCCAAGCTTCCATGGACCAGCTTTTTATGGAGCATTTATTTGGTGGTACTGAGATTTTACTCCTGGTGGTCATGGCCTATGAccactatgtggccatctgcaaaccctTGCATTATTTGACAATCATGAATCAGCGAGTGTGTGTTCTGCTACTGCTCTTGGCCTGGGTTGGTGGGTTTTTGCATGCTGTCCTTCATCCTTTTTTTGTTTACAACCTTCCATTCTGTGGCCCAAATGTCATGGACCACTTTGTGTGTGACGTGTACCCCTTGTTAAAACTAGCCTGCACTGACACCCATATCATTGCCCTCACAGTGCTGCCCAAAAATGAGGCCATCTGTGTGATCATCCTTACACTCTTACTCATATCCTATGGGGTCATTCTATGCTCCCTGAAGAAACTTAGTCAGGAAGGGAGGCTCAAAGCCTTGtccacctgtggctcccacatCACTGTGGTGCTCCTCTTCTTTGTGCcctgtatttttatgtatgtgatAACTCCTTCCACTTTAACTATTGACAAATTCTTGACTGTGTTTTACACTGTTTTCACTCCTATGCTGAATCCTCTAATCTATACTCTGAGAAATGGAGAAGTGAAAAATACCATGAAAAAGCTCTggaccagaaaaagaaaatga